From the Hordeum vulgare subsp. vulgare chromosome 1H, MorexV3_pseudomolecules_assembly, whole genome shotgun sequence genome, the window GCACCTAAACAAAGAATCGAGTCCTACCTGTCAAGCTTGTTAGCACCTGAGGGCGGCTACCCTAAACCGTATGCCAAAACCCAGGTGGCTTGTCATCCACTGCAAATCCCTGGCCTGAACTGACCTGCTGCTGCCGCCCCTCAACCAGCCTGTTTGCAGCGCTACGAGGCAACCGGATCTTCACCCGCTTTGGCCGGACCTCTGAGGCTGCGTCTTTAGTTGCCTCCGCAAACTGCTGCCGGGAACAGCTGCCGGTAGATGGATACGCCTTCGACTGCAGCGCGGCATAACTGGTGTCGCCTTGTTGAGCTTCCAGCTGCCGCCGCTTCATCCTCCAGGCAATGGGAACCATGTCCTCTCTATCTTCCTCAGAAGAGCCAGAATTTGACTTATTGTGCCTCCTACTAACTGAGGGAACTGAAGTCCGCTCAGAGTCTTCTTCATGTCGCTTATTCTCATGTTGTGTTTCTGGGGATGCCTTCTTCAGCCGCTTCAGAACCTGAGTAAACAGAAtttatatatatcaggaacaaaaTATGCAGTGTAACAAACCTACACAAACTCCATGGATTCTCAGTTGGTTTCCTATACCAATCACGCGTTTCAGTAACCTATAATATGATAGACACCTAAGCCTAACAACTTATCACATGAGGTAGAGGCAAGGAAGCAGCAGTTCACCAGGCTGGCAGTGACAAAAATAATCAAAACTGTGGCTACAGGAACAGATGCGCGAGTAAAAATAGATTGGCTTCCTCTCTTCGACAATCTGTTCTCAAATTTCGAGGATCAAACTGGAGCATACCTTCTGTTCAGATAAGTTTGTTGTCTTTGTGTCAGGAGCAGATCTTCCTAATATGCTGGATCTGCGCTTGACTCGGAAGATTtcagaatcagaatcagaattTCCACTATATTCCATGGGTGAAGCATTACATGAACTAATTTCATTGCAAGCATCAGCCATGCAGGATGAATTGCCATCCAGCGCACCATTTCCTTCCACTGATGATGTTTTTATGGCCTGCTTAGCAATTGACCAAATTTGGTCGGTTCGAGCTGCATGGACCTGAAAAACAACAATATCGTTTATCTCAAACTGAAAGATAACAGTTGGAAACAAGATTTCATACAAGTGTGGTAAACTGACCTTTGGTTCTGCAGGCAGAGACCCGTCACGAAGTGCAAAAGATGTCAACGATGAAGTTGCAGGAGAACTCTTTCCACAGTCAGCAGCATTTGCTTCGAGCAAGTTTGCTTCACTGTTGCTTATGTCCTGGTCAGTGCCAACTGATGGACCATGATCGACACCAATATCAGAAATCGCAGCTTGCTTATACGAGATATTAGCACTTGTTTCCTTATCCAGGCGAATATCCTGCTCGAATTTTCTATATATAGCCTCTAACTCCAGTATGTCTTCTCTGACGTAGACAATCCGGTCAGATTTACAAGAGCAGCTCCGCAGTTCTTGTTCTGTACTCCAATCAACAAACAATCAGATAAATTACAAACTTCAGGGGAAGGCTAGAGAAACAGCAATGTCAGGATTTCCTACCATGATGAAGGCAGATAGGATCAAAGGTGCATCCGCATGACACGTGTGTAACGTAGCAATCACGCCGGCACATGCTACAGGATAGGTTCGAATACATTTTTGGCTTGTAGTATATCTGAGAACCCATTTTAGCGAGTAAGCTGCGTGTGCGCCGCTGCATTCGCATCAACCTCACAAAGGAAGACTTCACACAATATTGAGTGTATGGATGTTCAGAATTGATTGTTTTTGGATCACTCAGTTTGTGGGAAAGAAGCATTGCAGAAAGACAAAGTAGCTCCTCGTGCGCAAGAAAGGGTGTTCTGTTCAGAAGTGCGTAGCGTTTGCTAGCCAGAGAGCCCAGAGGAAACCAGTCGCCAATAGCAAAATTGACAGCCTCTCCACAATTGAAGCCTGTGTAATTCAAGCATTGCTTAGAATATATAGTATGCATATATGCAGAAATTACCAAGCAGAAGATAGAAGAAACTATACATACCGTGGCTGAAACCTGAATGGTACGAACGAGGGAATGTAATAACAAACTCTCCCGGCTTCTGCACGGCTTTATAAACAGGAACATTGTGGTCTAACAAGATATTTGGGGGAAACATTGTTGTCTTCCCTAACAGAACATCAAAAGCCGCATCCTCACCATCACCAGTCAAAATATCCTTGTTGTACACATACTGGCTTGCCACCTTTTCAAATCCAGGAGCAGCATCACCTGGTATCCCATACCATGTCTTAAATGCCCCACAATGATGATAATTGATGCTGGTTATGTGATGAAAAAGTTAGAAAATTGTCTGCAAAAAAGGAATGAGGAATAACCATGATCAACAAGAAGAATGAGGATGAGTACCTGTACAAATAGTGATCTTCAACATGCCATGCAAACATGCTAAATAGCATACCGATATAAAGCATTGGATCTGTCACTCCCTGTTTCGGATCAGAGTAATTACAATCAAGACAAATCCAAATTAAGAATTTGAAACATGAATAAGCAAGGAATAGGTTACATACGGGAATTGGCGTTTGCAGAAGTCTCAGCACAGAACTGGGTAGCCGTGAAAAATTCTACATGCACAGAGAAGAACATCAATAAGACTGTCACGTAGCCAACATCACACACAGATAGAAAGGGAGAGAGGGCGAGCTTTTACCTTGAGGTTCCAGTTGCTTTTCCCAAGCTGGtcacgagaagaagaagagaaggcacTCCCATCAACATCACAGGCATATTCAACAAAATCCATCTTTCCAGAAGAgatttcacgccagaattcctcCTCCACGTACCTAGCAGGGAGACAACTAGCACTGGAATACTTCTTAGAGAACACTTTGTTGGCCATTCTCTCGTAGTCTCGGAAAGTGTACTTTCTGCAGAGTCGTGAAAAATGTGATGACACTTGGAAGGCTAACTAAATAGGTACTGAAATAGACAGAGAGTAGCGCACCGTCCACTCATAAAGAAAGTGACCGTATCATCTTCAGCCCATTCAGCAAGACGAAGCGGCTGAACTCTAGTCATGAACTTAAAACCAGGTTGTTCCTTCATCAGCACGACACCAGCAGGCACAGAAGCGCTTACAGGAGCCACAATTTTGCAAATGCCTGGAGACAAAGATGACATGGTCATTATTTATTCATCCATTCGGTAATACACTGGCAAGAAAAATGGGTTTGAGGTAAAAGGAAGGTGTACCGTATTTTGAAGCCACCGGGGAAATTTTCTGTATATACGCAACGGGATCCTCGAATTCCTCCTTGGTGGGACAATACACAGGGCACTCTGGTATGTTGTCTATCCACTCTAGGTTAGACATATTGAACTTGTCCACCTTGCGCTTTGCGAATGGATTATTGTTCTGGGCACTGCTAGTGCTAGGTAAACCTTCAGTAACATTGTTGGCATGCAATCTGACCCCACAGTTTGCTGGAGTCCGCAGTGAATCCCCGCCGCTCCTCGCAGCCATGGCAGGATTGTCACCTTCGTCTTTCTGAGCACTCAAACGCATCCTCTCAAGTCTCCTCTTCTTCAGTGTCTCGAGCCCATTCCTGACCTCTGCAGGGAGACAGTTCCTTCCCTCCACCTATGATGACATAGCTAGATACATCAGGGAGTGAACAAGCACATGCAGCATTGCAATTTTATAATTTGAAAGCCGGCATTGACCAACAAAGACAGCAGGGTCAATTAGCACCAATAGTTTGGATGCCACGAATTGGTCATAGGTGGAACCGAAAGAGCGGCAACTCCCAGCCAAGTCAAGAAAGCAATAGTCATGGAATCAAACACGGCACATTGATATCCCTCCACGCGTATGCTTCCCTGCCACGACCATCCGTCGCAATCAGTCTGCCACTGAATTTATCCATCCAGAGCCGTTCTATATTCGAGGTAGTATCAAAATCCCTACTGTATCTCGTACTACTCGTAGCAATTCGTAGAAACCCTCGCTGCTTTAAGAAGAATAGCTGTCCTTTTAATAAGATGGAATCCATAAATTTCGAATCCACGCCATTAAACTGCAACCACAACGGTTGTTTGACTGATTGGAGAGAGGTTCTACATACTGTAGAAAAATCGGCGGGAAGAAAGGAGGAGGAAAAGGGGCAATTCGTAGACCTGGTCAAAGGGAGAATTACGCACATGCGGCACGGCCATTGGAGTAGAAACTTGTGGAAAAAGGGAGGAAGATGCCGCCATTGCCTTGTTGCCGAACAATGGAATGCAACCCCACACGGCAAGGAATAGGACAGCCTTAACTTGGCTTGGAGTACTACTAGTAGTGGTGATTTAGCACGAGCATCGTAATTAGCCCAAAGGATAGgggaaaaggaagaaaaataaataggGGTAGAAGCGCAGCTGGTGGTGTGTTTGACTTCTCACGCAGCGAATCTATCTACACTATACTAATCTTAACGGGGCGAGATTAATACAGCTCATGCAGTGATGATGATACCTATGAGCAAATCCAAAAAACAAAGAGATGGCATACAAAATTAGTTCCTCCTGGTTTTCCAACATTGACGGCCTCGGAATTCACGGAGAACGCGGAAACAGAGGGCACACGAGTAGCAATTCGACGACGGATGCGGATTCCAGAGTGGTAGTAATTGGGAACAATTCTCCCAATTGGCGTGGTTCGCGGCGGAACCTATGAATTGCTCGGCGAGAGGGGGGCGGAATTTACTACCGGGAAAACCACGCGATAATTCGAATACTAGGCCTAGACGAGAGGAATCGAACAGTAACCGGGCACGAACACGCATTAATTAAAGCAGCGGCGGAAGTGGACGGAGAAAAGGCGCGAAGGAAGAGGGAGCGACGGAAGCGGAAATTGCAGAGGGAGGCGGCAGATCTCGCGACTCACCATGACTccggcggggcggggcgcggtCGCGGAGGCCCGTCTAGACAATTCCCCGGCGGCGCGGGTCCCGCATTCCCCTCCTGACGAGCGAGCGGGCGAGCGGGCGGCGGTGGGGGATCCCTCCCGGGCCAAGGCGAGGCGCGGCGCGGCCCTCGCTCCTCCCGTCGGTTATTTTCCCGCGCTAGGCAGGCGGGGGCGGGGGAGCTGGCGCAAGCAATTGAGGGCCAGCCAGCAATGGGGGGCCCACggcgggggctgccggcgggggagcgggtcgccggaagaggaagGGAACGGGACGGGACGGAACGGGTCTCTGGCTGTGGGGGAGGGGCGGGGGGAGGTGGGGAGGGTGATATGGGGAAACCGCGGAGAAGGGAGACGAGAGAGCCCCACTTGTACCCGTCGCCCACGCttttctccctccctcccttccttTATTTtcgctttcctttcttttttgcgTCGGGTTGGAGttggagttggagttggaggagagggaggcgacgaggtCATGCCATGGGAGCGGCGTTGGCGTTGGGTTGGTTGGTTCCACCGGAACTGACGCTAACGGAACcgcgtccctctctctctctctctctccccgttCTGCCCCTGGGCCTCCGGCCTCCACTCCTTCTCCTCGCCCATACCCATCCATTGTCTTTATTTTCTTTCTGGTGGGACTTTTCCTTCTCCTCCCGCCTGCGTGAcacgggggaggaggggaggtggGGTTAGTTGCTCACCTCACCTCACCTGCATGTGACATTTACTATCCTACCACCGCCACCTGGGACGGACAGTTGGCCGGAGGGAAAGGTGCTCGCGAAATCACACTGGTAAATtccgcctctcttttttttcctttccgtcGACTTGTCATCAATCCGCCGTGTCGTCGCCTCATGTCGCGCCCGCCCGTGTCAGACCGCTGTGCAGAGTACTTCCATGCATTTTTTTTTTCACCATTGTAAGCAGTAGTACTGACCTTTTGGTGGTTTTGATTGAAAAAAGTGATTTTAGGGATGATGATAATCGTAGGTGTAGGAGCGGTGGATGGTTTCCACGGTAGGTGGCTGGTCCCGAACCAACCCCCTCCCTGGCCACGGAGAGCCAGCCCAACCCAACCCCCGGGAAAGGACGGGCGCGAGCATATATGATGGGTATCCTATTCCCATAGGGTCTGTGGCTGTGGCTTTGGCTCTGCTGTTGGGCTCACGGCACCACCTGGAACAGTGCAACCACCACACCTCACCACCCACAACCATTACTCCATCCATCCAGAGAGCCAGAGAGGAGAGGGGCAATCCCGTCATCGCACCCCCGCGTCACGTCGTCCTCGCCCGCCGCTCCGTTGCGTTCTGTTGCGTCGTGATTAATGCCACGGAACGGACGCCACTTGGCCGACCCAACCGCCCCGGGCCTCCGGATGCCGAAACGTGTCCCGGGCGGACGGCCGCGATCGACGGGCTTGCGGCTGATGCTTCATGGCCGGTTGCGCGGTTGGGGGTTAGGCGCCATCCGATCCCTCGTGCTGTTCCTCTCCCCTTGTATTTTCTTtaagagaaaaaaaaataaaactagtgTTGTTCCTTTCTTTGTTGCTGCGTCAACGGCCAGACCTCCAACCGCCAGCCGGCTCGGTTCGTGGCCTCGTGGGCTCCTCCCCCTCTTTCGGCCGCGTGCCATTTTGTGCCCCGTTTGATCGGCATCGGATGAGAAGACCGTGGAAGCATCTCCGGCACCGGCAGGACAAGTTAACAACCAGAGTAGGCCGTCACCAGATTCTCACCGACCAAAACCAACTTACTAAAAACTGGGACAAAAACAGAATACACCTGCCTGCGATGCTCGGCAAAAAAAATTACTCCCCTCAGCTCCACTCCACTCATGCGGTGGCATCGCAGCATCCTGGGTGTGAAGCTCGTGAGCCGAAAGCGGAAAGGGAAAAAGgccaagcaaagcaaagcaaagctgtgatgggtgtggTGTGTGCTGCCCTGGGTGGCTAGGCTCATCCATGTGACGACCTTTTTAGGCTTTTTACTGCTGATGACATGCTGTCGTGGCCTCTACATCCAAATCTAAATCTAAAATTATATCCCCTCCCGTCACTCAGATCGGTAACATCATCAGGGATCAGGCAGTTTAGTCACGAGCTGATACTTCCCGGGTGCGTACGCGTGCCATCCCCTGCGTCCACGTGTCAATTCCTTCTGACTCGATTTGCACCGGTTTATATGTCTTGTGTGGGTGTGATGaacatgcatgatgcatgatgcatgatgagCCGCTGATGATGACTGTGTATAGATGTTAGTAGTACTTGCCTATTTAGCCGTTTGTCTCACACTGTCTGCAGTACCCGCGACAGAGGATTAATTGGAGCACTGGCTAATGTAATGGTGCAATCATCCGTCTGTTTGTCCTTTTTAGAGTACAACTC encodes:
- the LOC123436567 gene encoding lysine-specific demethylase JMJ706-like, with product MVEGRNCLPAEVRNGLETLKKRRLERMRLSAQKDEGDNPAMAARSGGDSLRTPANCGVRLHANNVTEGLPSTSSAQNNNPFAKRKVDKFNMSNLEWIDNIPECPVYCPTKEEFEDPVAYIQKISPVASKYGICKIVAPVSASVPAGVVLMKEQPGFKFMTRVQPLRLAEWAEDDTVTFFMSGRKYTFRDYERMANKVFSKKYSSASCLPARYVEEEFWREISSGKMDFVEYACDVDGSAFSSSSRDQLGKSNWNLKNFSRLPSSVLRLLQTPIPGVTDPMLYIGMLFSMFAWHVEDHYLYSINYHHCGAFKTWYGIPGDAAPGFEKVASQYVYNKDILTGDGEDAAFDVLLGKTTMFPPNILLDHNVPVYKAVQKPGEFVITFPRSYHSGFSHGFNCGEAVNFAIGDWFPLGSLASKRYALLNRTPFLAHEELLCLSAMLLSHKLSDPKTINSEHPYTQYCVKSSFVRLMRMQRRTRSLLAKMGSQIYYKPKMYSNLSCSMCRRDCYVTHVSCGCTFDPICLHHEQELRSCSCKSDRIVYVREDILELEAIYRKFEQDIRLDKETSANISYKQAAISDIGVDHGPSVGTDQDISNSEANLLEANAADCGKSSPATSSLTSFALRDGSLPAEPKVHAARTDQIWSIAKQAIKTSSVEGNGALDGNSSCMADACNEISSCNASPMEYSGNSDSDSEIFRVKRRSSILGRSAPDTKTTNLSEQKVLKRLKKASPETQHENKRHEEDSERTSVPSVSRRHNKSNSGSSEEDREDMVPIAWRMKRRQLEAQQGDTSYAALQSKAYPSTGSCSRQQFAEATKDAASEVRPKRVKIRLPRSAANRLVEGRQQQVSSGQGFAVDDKPPGFWHTV